Proteins encoded in a region of the Bubalus bubalis isolate 160015118507 breed Murrah chromosome 9, NDDB_SH_1, whole genome shotgun sequence genome:
- the ECSCR gene encoding endothelial cell-specific chemotaxis regulator isoform X3 — translation MGSVGETQLRWAILGFLLLQAASEMPSQFSTEAVTLSSSTMADRLPSSPGPTWSQSQKHTSGLSADVPSSGRSSDSMSGDTSHNVTSTSPNMSFRMTADSTVPPSPTSETVLTVAAFGVISFIAILVVVVIVLVSVVSLRFKCRKNKESEDPQKPGSSGLSESGSTANGEKESITLISMKNINMNNSKGCPSAEKVL, via the exons CAGCATCAGAGATGCCCTCACAGTTCTCCACAGAAGCCGTGACTCTGAGTTCAAGCACCATGGCTGATCGCTTGCCGTCCTCTCCGGGACCAACTTGGTCCCAGTCACAGAAACATACGTCAGGACTCA GTGCTGATGTTCCGAGCAGTGGCAGGAGCAGCGACAGCATGAGCGGAG ACACCTCTCACAATGTGACTTCCACATCACCCAACATGAGTTTTAGGATGACAGCAGACTCCACTGTCCCACCCAGCCCCACGTCAGAGACAGTGCTCACTGTGGCTGCATTTG GTGTTATCAGCTTCATTGCCATCCTAGTGGTTGTGGTGATTGTCCTGGTCAGTGTGGTCAGTCTAAGGTTTAAATGCCGGAAGAACAAGGAGTCTGAAG ATCCCCAGAAACCTGGGAGTTCAGGGCTCTCTGAAAG CGGTTCCACAGccaatggagagaaagagagcatcACTCTTATCTCGATGAagaacatcaacatgaataacaGCAAAGGATGCCCCTCAGCAGAGAAG GTTCTTTAA